Part of the Polyangium spumosum genome is shown below.
TTGATCTCGTCCTTGCCCGTGATGACGCCGTATTTCTGGTAGACGTTGTCGGCGCGGTCGCGGATCTCCCGGATCTTGTTGGTGATCCAGAACTCGAGCCCCTGCGACTGGTCGGCGGAGAGGACCGGGATCGCCTCCTTCTCGCTGCCGTACTTGAAGGCGATGCCCATGTAGCCGCGCGTGATCGTGGCCGAATCCTGGCCCGTCTCGCTGCCCTCGCCGAGCACCACTTCCTGGAGCCCCGCCTCCTTCGCCGCCGTCTTCTGCTCCTCGGTCTTCGCCTCGACGAGCGTGTACTTGAACTTGCCGCTGCCGGCCCGCTCGTACTCGTTCATGAGGTCGACGAGGTCCTGGATGAACGCCTCCTGCTTGGGGCCGCCGCGGGTGATGTAGACATCGACCGCGAGGTCCTGCTTGAGGCCCTCGGACACGAGGCGCGCAGAGCCCTTCGAGAGCGTGAACCGCTCGTTCTTCGTCACGTCGATGCGCTTGTTCATGCCAAACGCGATGACGTTCGCGACGACGAGAATCGCCGCGACGAGGACGAGATAAACGCCGGTCGTCGCTTTGGCCTTGGTCTTGCGTTCCATGGCCTTCCTCCTACGCCCACTTCCGACGCTCGAGCGCGCGGAACGCCGCCATCAGGCAGCCCACGGTGATCGAGGCGAAGTAGACGATGTCACGGGTGTTGATCATGCCCTTGGCGAAGGGCACGAGGCGGGTGTCGAAGCTGATGAAAGAGATCGCCTCACGCAGCCAGGGCGTGGGCATCTTGTCGGCGACGCTGCCCACCATGTGGAGCGCGAAGAGCGTCACGAACGTGATGAAAAACGCGACCGTCTGGCTCTCCGCGAGCGCCGAGATGAGCAGGCCGATCGAGACCGCCGCGGCGCTGTAGAGCAGGAGGCCGAGGTAGCCCGAGTAGACCGGGCCCATGTCGAGCGGGCCGAGATCCCACGGCTTCCAGAACATCATGAGCGGGTAGAGCAGCGTCGAGGCGACGAGCAGGAGCACGAGCCCCAGCGCCCCGAGGAACTTGCCCAGGATCACCTCGTGATCCTTGACGGGCAGCGTGATCAGCATCTCGAGCGTGCCCGAGCGCTTCTCCTCCGCGAGGAGGCGCATCGTCACGACGGGGATGATCAGGAACGACAAACCCCGCGGCGCCTGCGCGAAGATCTGCACGAGCGAGGCCCGGTCCTGCTGCCAGAAGCCGCCCCCGAACTCGAAGAACACGAAGCCCAGGAGGATCAGCCCGAGGCAGATCACGACGTAGGCGAGCGTCGAGTCGAAGTTCGAGCGGAACTCGCGCTTCGCGATGATGAATGTGGTGCCCATCGGCGTTCAGCCCTTCTTCTTCTTGTCGTCCTCGTCGGACTCGTCTTCGTCCTCGTCCTCGTCGGACGCGTCCTCGTCGGACTCGTCTTCGTCGGACTCGTCTTCGTCCTCGTCCTCGTCTTCCTCTTCGGCGGCCGACGCTTCGTCCTCGTCCTCGTCCTCGTCGACGATGGGACGGCCGCGATCGCGGCGCTCGTCGTGCTTCGTGAGCGCCTTGAACACGTCCTCGAGCTTCTGCGCCTCGCGCCGCATCTCGAGCATGAGCCAGCCCTTCGAGACCACGAGCTGGAAGATCTCCGGCCGGATGTCGCCGTCCTGCGCGCCCATGAGCTGGAAGCTGTGCGCGCGATCGTCCGTCGGGAGCTCGATCACGCTCGTCACGCCGGGCAGCTTCTCGAGCGCCGCCTGCACCTCCTCGGCGCTCGGCGCCTTCTTCGCGGGGCCTCCCTCGAAGATGCGCTTCTCGTGCACCTGCACGACGTAGCGGACCTTGCCGGTCCTCGCGCGGATCTCCTCGAGCGGCCCGTCGGCGACGATGCGCCCCTTCGAGACGATGATGGCGCGCGCGCACGCCTGCTCGACCTCGGAGAGGTTGTGCGTCGACAGGAGGATCGTGCGCTCCTTGCCGATCTCCTGGATGTACTTGATGACCTCGGCCTTCTCGTTCGGGTCGAGGTCGCTCGTCGGCTCGTCGAGGATGAGAATGGGCGGGTCGTGCACGAGCGCCTGGGCGAGGCCGACGCGCTGCCTGTAGCCGTGCGACAGGTCGCGGATGTCCTTGCCGAGGCTCGTGGCGAGACCGCAGATCTCGACGATCCCCTTCATGCGCTTCTTGAACGTGGACGTCTCGAGCCCACGCATCTCCGCGACGAAGCTCAGGTACTCCCAGACGTTCATTTCCCCGTAGAGGGGAGCGCGCTGGGGCAGGTAGCCGATCTTCTTGCGGACCTCGAGGGGATCGTCGAATACGTCGTAGCCATGCACCCGCGCCGTCCCGCCGGTGGCGGAAATGAAGCAGGTGAGGATGCGCATCGTCGTGGACTTGCCGGCGCCGTTCGGGCCGAGAAAGCCCACCACCTCCCCGCGGTGGACCTCGAAGCTCACCTTGTCGAGCGCGCGAAACGCCCCGTATCGCTTGGTGAGCCCATTGGCCTCGATCATCACGTCGGTAGACAATCCGACCTCCTTCGGTAGAGCGCGCACCTCGCGCCCCTTTGTCGCTGCACGGTGAAACCAGTTGGGGGTCCGCCAGAGCCGCACGGCGGCGCCCCATGCCTCGGGATCTCGGCGTTCTCGTCGATCTACCCCGAGTGAACGGCGCGCATCCTAGCGGTGGGCGGATCCGTGTCAACGCCATGGTGACGTTGATCGCGCGGCCCAAACCCCCAGCGAACCGCTTTATTCCCGGCCGCACGTCGAGATTTGTGTGTTCCGTCATACGCGATTTGGGCGTCAGGCGCGGAAGCGGCGAGGGACGCGGAAGGGGAGGCGGGGCTGGAAGACACGGGCGGCGCGGAAGCGGCGAACGGCGCGGAAGCCGAGAGCACGGGCGAGGGGTGGGGGGCGCGTGTTAGGTTCGGGCATCTTTCTTCGACGCCGCGAGCGGCGAGCAGGAGGTCCTTCATGTCCCTTCGAAAGCACTGGTCTTTTCTCGGTACGAGCGCGGCGTGCGTGCTCGGGTTCTGTGTCCTCGCGACGGCGTGTCGAACGGAGGAGAACAACAACCCCACGGGCGGCAACGAGGGCGGCAGCGGCGCGACAGGCCCCACGGGCCCCGGCGGCAACGGCGGCGCGGGCGGCGGCACGGGCGGCGGCGGCGGGGACGGCGGCGGCGGCGGAGCGGCGGCGTGTGACGGCAAGGAGGTGACGATCGAGCAGATCACCAACGCGAACGCCGCCGGCGCGGTGGGCAAGGGGACGCCCGTGAAGGTGAAGGGCGCCGTCGCCATGAGCCACAAGTTCCTCGTCTCGCAGAGCAACGCCGGCAACTGCCTCTGGGGCGTGTTCGTGTCGGCGCCGGGCCTCGCGGAGACGAAGGAGTACTCCGGCGTGATGGTGCTGAGCTACGGCGTGCCCGCGTCGATCCCGCCGGGCGGCAACAAGGCGTACTGCCCGAAGCTCTCGAACTACTTCGAGAACGATCCGCTGCCGGGCGACGCGATCCCGGACGACGTGAAGCCGGGCGACGTGCTCGACATCACGGGCGTGGCCGATTCGTTCCTGCTCGCGGCCTGCGCGAACGAGATGAACGGCAGCCAGGTGCCGCAGACGCAGATCGCGTTCACGTGCTCGGTGACGAAGACGGGGACGGCGCCCGTGCCCGCGCCGCACGTGTTCACGGACGTGGCGGACATGACGAAGCTCGGCTCGCCGACGGACAAGGCCTTCCACGACGCGTGGGGCGGCGTGAAGGTTCGGGTCCAGAACGTGAAACCCGTGCCGCAGCCGGACCCGGAGGGCGGGATGACCGAGGTCGTCGTCGGCGACTTCGGCGCGATCAAGCTGATGGACTCGAACCTCGAGGTCGGCGACAAGATCTATTATCGCGGCTACGACAAGAACGATTGCTACAACGCGCCGGTGTTCTCGGACGTCAATATGACGTTCAATACGATCGACGGGTTCAGCTACCTCAGCTATTGCACCTGGGGCCTGCAGCCGAACGCGAAATGCGCCGATTTCGATCCGAAGAGCGAGGACTGCGGTAGCTTGACCTGTCCGTGACGAGGCGCGCCGCCGAGGCCCCGGACGCACGCCCATCCCGCATCCGGGGCCCGGCGCGTATCTCTATCCCCCACGCCCCGATCCCGAGTACGCTCCGGTCATCATGGCCGTTCGCCGTACGACCGCAGCGACGAGGCCGAGCCCCTCGCTCCAGGCGCTGCTCGGCCTCTCCGGTCTGCTCGCGCGCGGAAAGGCCGGCGGTTTGCTCTCCGAGGCGCTCGCCCTCGTGCTCGAAGGCGTGGGCGCGTCGCGCGGCGCCGCGTACGAGGCGAGCGACGACGGGCTCGAGCTGAAGGCGGACGTCGGGCTGCCCGCGACGCTCCGCGCCTACATCAGAACGTTCCCGAGCTCCGAGGTGCCCTGGTTTCCAGCGCAGACGGCCGCGAAGAAGAGGCGCGTCGTCACGGAGACGGAGGCCCAGAAGGCGCTCGCCG
Proteins encoded:
- a CDS encoding ABC transporter permease, whose product is MGTTFIIAKREFRSNFDSTLAYVVICLGLILLGFVFFEFGGGFWQQDRASLVQIFAQAPRGLSFLIIPVVTMRLLAEEKRSGTLEMLITLPVKDHEVILGKFLGALGLVLLLVASTLLYPLMMFWKPWDLGPLDMGPVYSGYLGLLLYSAAAVSIGLLISALAESQTVAFFITFVTLFALHMVGSVADKMPTPWLREAISFISFDTRLVPFAKGMINTRDIVYFASITVGCLMAAFRALERRKWA
- a CDS encoding ATP-binding cassette domain-containing protein, encoding MSTDVMIEANGLTKRYGAFRALDKVSFEVHRGEVVGFLGPNGAGKSTTMRILTCFISATGGTARVHGYDVFDDPLEVRKKIGYLPQRAPLYGEMNVWEYLSFVAEMRGLETSTFKKRMKGIVEICGLATSLGKDIRDLSHGYRQRVGLAQALVHDPPILILDEPTSDLDPNEKAEVIKYIQEIGKERTILLSTHNLSEVEQACARAIIVSKGRIVADGPLEEIRARTGKVRYVVQVHEKRIFEGGPAKKAPSAEEVQAALEKLPGVTSVIELPTDDRAHSFQLMGAQDGDIRPEIFQLVVSKGWLMLEMRREAQKLEDVFKALTKHDERRDRGRPIVDEDEDEDEASAAEEEDEDEDEDESDEDESDEDASDEDEDEDESDEDDKKKKG